The proteins below come from a single Etheostoma spectabile isolate EspeVRDwgs_2016 chromosome 4, UIUC_Espe_1.0, whole genome shotgun sequence genomic window:
- the hp1bp3 gene encoding heterochromatin protein 1-binding protein 3 isoform X2, whose product MPIRRAAATPTPEKAPSAAAEKEPEASSEESPSADEEPAASSATAAEGEEGEAPGEATGEAPGDSEPTENGEKADDAAVEKDGEGTGKKELKDGYKYERAKVKKVKRTIPAWASVAASKKLPVTNFAGTQNKVDNILIEAITSCNDKSGVSYQSVMKYILKKYPGMELDKKKFLIKKAMKKHLEKGTIKQLKGKGLSGTFTIGKQATSSKKAAQKTECLGDALPLIITRLCEPKEASYNLIKKYLEQHFPNFNIENWPDVLKTALVKAVEKGHLKQITGKGATGTFQLRRTGNKVLLKGNTLEDAITAAITAMNEPKTCSTTTLRKHLLDANKDIKEYQLVANLRRTLTKCKVLGWMEQITGHGFTGTYQLSFPFYPSPTILYPDKFNKPPQKPPSRRRTVESSDEEESEEEESEDEAPSGKRKAVKRPPPKARRPPPAKKSRSPSQSKAKGRGRVLAKKSPAKKAVSSAKRRGRKPTASKKEDTPPPKATPVKRGAPARKPKTPAVKKLTKRGSKRPVSRESTPEEAVVPKETPRSGSKRSKPAESSPEEPKVKKPATKSGSRRPTPAESSPEEPVVKRGARSSKQSPRKSKRGKY is encoded by the exons ATGCCGATACGCCGAGCAGCAGCGACTCCAACCCCGGAGAAGGCCCCCTCCGCTGCAGCAGAGAAAG AGCCTGAAGCGTCCTCGGAGGAGTCGCCCTCCGCGGACGAGGAGCCGGCCGCATCTTCAGCCACGGCAGCCGAAGGCGAGGAGGGCGAGGCCCCGGGCGAGGCCACGGGGGAGGCCCCGGGCGACTCGGAGCCCACAGAGAACGGAGAGAAGGCCGATGACGCGGCGGTGGAGAAGGACGGAGAAGGGACGGGGAAGAAAGA GTTGAAGGACGGCTACAAGTACGAGAGAGCCAAAGTCAAGAAGGTGAAACGGACGATTCCGGCGTGGGCTAGCGTCGCTGCCAGCAAAAAGCTTCCCGTTACCAACTTTGCAGGCACTCAGAACAAAGTGGATAATATCCTCATCGAAGCTATTACG TCTTGTAATGACAAGTCTGGGGTTTCATACCAGTCCGTCATGAAATATATTCTGAAAAAATACCCGGGGATGGAGCTCGACAAGAAGAAGTTTCTCATCAAGAAAGCAATGAAGAAACATTTGGAGAAAGGCACCATCAAACAG CTAAAGGGTAAAGGGCTTTCAGGAACATTCACCATTGGGAAGCAGGCCACTTCTTCTAAG AAGGCTGCTCAGAAGACTGAGTGTCTGGGAGATGCTCTTCCTCTCATCATCACTCGACTCTGTGAGCCCAAAGAGGCCTCCTACAACCTGATCAAGAAATACCTGGAGCAGCACTTCCCCAACTTCAACATCGAGAACTG GCCAGACGTCCTGAAGACGGCCCTGGTGAAGGCAGTAGAGAAAGGACATCTGAAGCAGATCACTGGGAAAGGAGCCACGGGGACTTTCCAG CTGAGGCGTACCGGTAACAAGGTCCTGCTAAAGGGCAACACCTTGGAGGACGCCATCACAGCCGCCATCACAGCCATGAATGAACCCAAGACCTGCAGCACCACCACTCTACGCAAACACCTATTGGACGCAAACAAGGATATAAAGGAGTACCAGTTAG TGGCCAATCTGaggaggaccctgacgaagtgtAAAGTACTCGGCTGGATGGAGCAGATCACCGGGCACGGCTTCACCGGGACCTACCAGCTCTCGTTCCCTTTCTACCCGAG CCCTACCATCCTGTACCCAGACAAGTTCAACAAGCCTCCGCAGAAACCGCCTTCACGGAGGCGCACGGTTGAATCTTCTGACGAGGAAGAGTCCGAGGAGGAAGAGTCCGAGGATGAAGCTCCCTCTGGGAAGAG AAAAGCTGTGAAGAGGCCTCCACCCAAGGCTCGCCGTCCTCCTCCGGCAAAAAAGTCCCGGAGCCCAAGCCAGTCCAAAGCTAAAGGCAGAGGACGCGTCCTCGCAAAGAAGTCTCCGGCCAAAAAGGCGGTGTCTTCAGCCAAGAGACGGGGAAGGAAACCAACAGCCTCTAAGAAGGAAGACACACCCCCACCCAAAGCCACGCCTGTCAAGAGAGGAGCTCCCGCAAGAAAGCCCAAAACGCCGGCTGTTAAAAAGCTGACCAAAAGGGGGTCCAAGCGGCCGGTGTCGAGAGAGTCAACCCCCGAGGAGGCCGTAGTCCCAAAGGAGACGCCGAGGAGTGGGTCCAAGCGGTCTAAGCCCGCCGAGTCGTCTCCCGAGGAGCCTAAAGTCAAAAAGCCGGCGACCAAAAGTGGGTCCAGGCGGCCCACGCCTGCAGAGTCATCCCCAGAAGAGCCTGTAGTCAAAAGGGGGGCGAGGAGCAGCAAGCAGTCCCCTCGTAAGTCCAAGAGAGGGAAATACTGA
- the hp1bp3 gene encoding heterochromatin protein 1-binding protein 3 isoform X1, which yields MPIRRAAATPTPEKAPSAAAEKEPEASSEESPSADEEPAASSATAAEGEEGEAPGEATGEAPGDSEPTENGEKADDAAVEKDGEGTGKKDDKCKDCAAGQCATHCYVLLLRLKDGYKYERAKVKKVKRTIPAWASVAASKKLPVTNFAGTQNKVDNILIEAITSCNDKSGVSYQSVMKYILKKYPGMELDKKKFLIKKAMKKHLEKGTIKQLKGKGLSGTFTIGKQATSSKKAAQKTECLGDALPLIITRLCEPKEASYNLIKKYLEQHFPNFNIENWPDVLKTALVKAVEKGHLKQITGKGATGTFQLRRTGNKVLLKGNTLEDAITAAITAMNEPKTCSTTTLRKHLLDANKDIKEYQLVANLRRTLTKCKVLGWMEQITGHGFTGTYQLSFPFYPSPTILYPDKFNKPPQKPPSRRRTVESSDEEESEEEESEDEAPSGKRKAVKRPPPKARRPPPAKKSRSPSQSKAKGRGRVLAKKSPAKKAVSSAKRRGRKPTASKKEDTPPPKATPVKRGAPARKPKTPAVKKLTKRGSKRPVSRESTPEEAVVPKETPRSGSKRSKPAESSPEEPKVKKPATKSGSRRPTPAESSPEEPVVKRGARSSKQSPRKSKRGKY from the exons ATGCCGATACGCCGAGCAGCAGCGACTCCAACCCCGGAGAAGGCCCCCTCCGCTGCAGCAGAGAAAG AGCCTGAAGCGTCCTCGGAGGAGTCGCCCTCCGCGGACGAGGAGCCGGCCGCATCTTCAGCCACGGCAGCCGAAGGCGAGGAGGGCGAGGCCCCGGGCGAGGCCACGGGGGAGGCCCCGGGCGACTCGGAGCCCACAGAGAACGGAGAGAAGGCCGATGACGCGGCGGTGGAGAAGGACGGAGAAGGGACGGGGAAGAAAGA TGACAAATGCAAGGACTGCGCGGCGGGACAGTGTGCAACACACTGCTATGTTCTCCTACTAAG GTTGAAGGACGGCTACAAGTACGAGAGAGCCAAAGTCAAGAAGGTGAAACGGACGATTCCGGCGTGGGCTAGCGTCGCTGCCAGCAAAAAGCTTCCCGTTACCAACTTTGCAGGCACTCAGAACAAAGTGGATAATATCCTCATCGAAGCTATTACG TCTTGTAATGACAAGTCTGGGGTTTCATACCAGTCCGTCATGAAATATATTCTGAAAAAATACCCGGGGATGGAGCTCGACAAGAAGAAGTTTCTCATCAAGAAAGCAATGAAGAAACATTTGGAGAAAGGCACCATCAAACAG CTAAAGGGTAAAGGGCTTTCAGGAACATTCACCATTGGGAAGCAGGCCACTTCTTCTAAG AAGGCTGCTCAGAAGACTGAGTGTCTGGGAGATGCTCTTCCTCTCATCATCACTCGACTCTGTGAGCCCAAAGAGGCCTCCTACAACCTGATCAAGAAATACCTGGAGCAGCACTTCCCCAACTTCAACATCGAGAACTG GCCAGACGTCCTGAAGACGGCCCTGGTGAAGGCAGTAGAGAAAGGACATCTGAAGCAGATCACTGGGAAAGGAGCCACGGGGACTTTCCAG CTGAGGCGTACCGGTAACAAGGTCCTGCTAAAGGGCAACACCTTGGAGGACGCCATCACAGCCGCCATCACAGCCATGAATGAACCCAAGACCTGCAGCACCACCACTCTACGCAAACACCTATTGGACGCAAACAAGGATATAAAGGAGTACCAGTTAG TGGCCAATCTGaggaggaccctgacgaagtgtAAAGTACTCGGCTGGATGGAGCAGATCACCGGGCACGGCTTCACCGGGACCTACCAGCTCTCGTTCCCTTTCTACCCGAG CCCTACCATCCTGTACCCAGACAAGTTCAACAAGCCTCCGCAGAAACCGCCTTCACGGAGGCGCACGGTTGAATCTTCTGACGAGGAAGAGTCCGAGGAGGAAGAGTCCGAGGATGAAGCTCCCTCTGGGAAGAG AAAAGCTGTGAAGAGGCCTCCACCCAAGGCTCGCCGTCCTCCTCCGGCAAAAAAGTCCCGGAGCCCAAGCCAGTCCAAAGCTAAAGGCAGAGGACGCGTCCTCGCAAAGAAGTCTCCGGCCAAAAAGGCGGTGTCTTCAGCCAAGAGACGGGGAAGGAAACCAACAGCCTCTAAGAAGGAAGACACACCCCCACCCAAAGCCACGCCTGTCAAGAGAGGAGCTCCCGCAAGAAAGCCCAAAACGCCGGCTGTTAAAAAGCTGACCAAAAGGGGGTCCAAGCGGCCGGTGTCGAGAGAGTCAACCCCCGAGGAGGCCGTAGTCCCAAAGGAGACGCCGAGGAGTGGGTCCAAGCGGTCTAAGCCCGCCGAGTCGTCTCCCGAGGAGCCTAAAGTCAAAAAGCCGGCGACCAAAAGTGGGTCCAGGCGGCCCACGCCTGCAGAGTCATCCCCAGAAGAGCCTGTAGTCAAAAGGGGGGCGAGGAGCAGCAAGCAGTCCCCTCGTAAGTCCAAGAGAGGGAAATACTGA